The following coding sequences are from one Cereibacter sphaeroides 2.4.1 window:
- a CDS encoding sulfotransferase produces the protein MDRDLPETPALVLGASGGSGTRVAGQLLRAAGGYLGGARNEAGDSLALVAAIEALAARGARLLEGGRPEEADLALWRAALTEHLALHAGEPFWGWKNPRSMFLLPFSVALVPGLRFIHMVRDGRDMALSGNRRQYERHVPEGPGTPADRARFWAESNLRVKRHAEAVLGDRYAILRFEDLCRDPEGCMARLGRQFGLRLEPAGTGIEVRPPDGVGRHRALPAADRAAVEAAAAPAMEAFGY, from the coding sequence ATGGACAGGGACCTTCCCGAGACCCCGGCCCTCGTTCTCGGCGCGAGCGGCGGCTCGGGCACGCGGGTGGCGGGCCAGCTCCTGCGGGCGGCGGGCGGCTATCTCGGGGGCGCGCGGAACGAGGCCGGGGATTCGCTCGCGCTGGTCGCGGCGATCGAGGCGCTGGCGGCGCGCGGCGCGCGGCTTCTCGAGGGCGGCCGGCCCGAGGAGGCCGATCTGGCCCTCTGGCGCGCGGCGTTGACGGAGCATCTGGCCCTCCATGCGGGCGAGCCCTTCTGGGGCTGGAAGAACCCCCGCAGCATGTTCCTGCTGCCCTTCTCGGTGGCGCTCGTGCCCGGGCTGCGCTTCATCCATATGGTGCGCGACGGGCGCGACATGGCGCTCTCGGGCAACCGCCGGCAGTATGAGCGCCATGTGCCCGAGGGCCCGGGCACGCCCGCCGACCGGGCGCGCTTCTGGGCCGAGAGCAATCTCCGGGTGAAGCGCCATGCCGAGGCGGTGCTCGGCGACCGCTATGCGATCCTGCGGTTCGAGGATCTCTGCCGGGATCCCGAGGGCTGCATGGCCCGGCTCGGGCGGCAGTTCGGGCTGCGGCTCGAGCCGGCCGGGACCGGGATCGAGGTGCGCCCGCCGGACGGGGTCGGTCGGCACCGCGCCCTGCCCGCCGCCGACCGCGCGGCGGTCGAGGCCGCCGCCGCCCCCGCGATGGAGGCCTTCGGCTACTGA
- the rfbA gene encoding glucose-1-phosphate thymidylyltransferase RfbA, with amino-acid sequence MSVRKGIILAGGSGTRLYPLTIGVSKQLMPVYDKPMIYYPLSVLMLAGIREIAIITTPQDQEQFRRALGTGAQWGISLTYLVQPRPEGLAQAYTIAEEFLAGSPSCMVLGDNIFFGHGLPDLLALADAKTEGGTVFGYHVADPERYGVVAMDERGRVTQIVEKPKVAPSNYAVTGIYFLDARAPDLVHGIRPSERGELEIVSLLEIYLEEGLLDVQRMGRGFAWLDTGTHASLLDAGNFVRTLQLRQGMQTGCPEEIAFARGWVDAEALTGMAAQLSKNDYGRYLQGLLTDRMMEG; translated from the coding sequence ATGAGTGTTCGTAAGGGTATCATTCTCGCCGGCGGCTCGGGCACGCGGCTCTATCCGCTGACCATCGGCGTCTCCAAGCAGCTGATGCCGGTCTATGACAAGCCGATGATCTACTATCCGCTCTCGGTGCTGATGCTGGCCGGGATCCGCGAGATCGCCATCATCACCACGCCGCAGGATCAGGAGCAGTTCCGCCGGGCGCTCGGCACGGGCGCGCAATGGGGGATCTCGCTCACCTATCTGGTCCAGCCCCGGCCCGAGGGGCTCGCCCAGGCCTATACGATCGCCGAGGAGTTCCTTGCGGGCAGCCCCTCCTGCATGGTGCTGGGCGACAACATCTTCTTCGGCCACGGCCTGCCCGACCTTCTGGCTCTGGCCGATGCCAAGACGGAGGGCGGCACGGTCTTCGGCTATCATGTGGCCGATCCCGAACGCTACGGCGTGGTGGCGATGGACGAGCGCGGCCGCGTGACCCAGATCGTCGAGAAGCCGAAGGTCGCGCCCTCGAACTATGCGGTGACGGGGATCTATTTCCTCGATGCCCGCGCCCCCGATCTGGTGCATGGCATCCGGCCCTCCGAGCGGGGCGAGCTCGAGATCGTCTCGCTTCTCGAGATCTATCTCGAGGAGGGGCTGCTCGACGTCCAGCGCATGGGCCGCGGCTTCGCCTGGCTCGACACGGGCACCCATGCGAGCCTGCTCGATGCGGGCAATTTCGTGCGCACGCTGCAGCTGCGTCAGGGGATGCAGACGGGCTGCCCTGAGGAGATCGCCTTCGCCAGGGGCTGGGTCGATGCCGAGGCCCTGACCGGCATGGCGGCGCAGCTTTCCAAGAACGATTACGGCCGCTACCTGCAGGGGCTGCTCACCGACCGGATGATGGAGGGCTGA
- the rfbB gene encoding dTDP-glucose 4,6-dehydratase, producing MKLIVTGGAGFIGSAVVRKAVADGHHVVNLDCLTYAACLDNLASVAGAPNYVFEKADIRDAEAMARIFATHRPDAVMHLAAESHVDRSIDGPGAFIDTNVRGTYVLLEAARAYWVGQGKPQGFRFHHISTDEVFGTLGETGQFTEETPYAPNSPYSASKAASDHLVRAWGETYGLPYVLTNCSNNYGPFHFPEKLIPVVILKALAGAPIPVYGKGENVRDWLYVEDHADALLTVLARGENHRSYNIGGENEAKNIDIVRKICAILDARRPKATPYADQIAFVTDRPGHDLRYAIDPTRIRTELGWRPSVTLDEGLERTVDWYLANEPWWRALQDRAGVGERLGVKA from the coding sequence ATGAAACTGATCGTGACCGGAGGAGCGGGCTTCATCGGCTCGGCCGTGGTGCGCAAGGCGGTGGCCGACGGCCACCATGTCGTCAATCTCGACTGCCTGACCTATGCCGCCTGCCTCGACAATCTCGCAAGCGTCGCGGGCGCGCCGAACTATGTCTTCGAGAAGGCCGACATCCGCGATGCGGAGGCCATGGCGCGGATCTTCGCCACCCACCGGCCCGATGCGGTGATGCATCTGGCGGCGGAAAGCCATGTCGACCGTTCGATCGACGGGCCGGGCGCCTTCATCGACACCAATGTCCGCGGCACCTATGTGCTCCTCGAGGCCGCCCGCGCCTACTGGGTGGGGCAGGGCAAGCCGCAGGGCTTCCGCTTCCACCATATCTCGACCGACGAGGTCTTCGGCACGCTGGGCGAGACCGGGCAGTTCACCGAAGAGACGCCTTACGCGCCGAACTCGCCCTATTCGGCCTCGAAGGCCGCCTCCGACCATCTGGTGCGCGCCTGGGGCGAGACCTATGGGCTGCCCTATGTGCTGACCAACTGCTCGAACAATTACGGGCCGTTCCATTTCCCGGAAAAGCTCATTCCGGTGGTGATCCTGAAGGCGCTCGCGGGCGCCCCGATCCCGGTCTACGGCAAGGGCGAGAATGTCCGCGACTGGCTCTATGTCGAGGACCATGCCGACGCGCTGCTGACGGTGCTGGCCAGAGGTGAGAACCACCGCAGCTACAATATCGGCGGCGAGAACGAGGCGAAGAACATCGACATCGTCCGCAAGATCTGCGCGATCCTCGATGCGCGGCGCCCCAAAGCCACGCCCTATGCCGATCAGATCGCCTTCGTGACCGACCGTCCGGGCCACGACCTGCGCTATGCGATCGACCCCACGCGCATTCGCACCGAACTGGGCTGGCGCCCCTCGGTCACGCTCGACGAGGGGCTCGAGCGCACCGTCGACTGGTATCTGGCCAACGAGCCCTGGTGGCGCGCGCTGCAGGACCGCGCCGGGGTGGGCGAGCGGCTGGGAGTGAAGGCATGA
- the rfbC gene encoding dTDP-4-dehydrorhamnose 3,5-epimerase, whose product MQIEETELPGVLILTPRVFGDARGSFCEAWNRATLQGLGIDLDFVQDNQSISAPVGTVRGLHYQAPPHAQDKLVRVGHGAILDVAVDVRVGSPTYGRWVGVELTAGNARQLLVPKGFLHGFVTREPDTVVLYKTTDVYAPDCDGAVHFADPDLGIDWGIDPASAVLSDKDARAPRFADWTSPFSIEV is encoded by the coding sequence GTGCAGATTGAAGAAACGGAACTGCCGGGTGTCCTGATCCTGACGCCGCGGGTCTTCGGCGATGCGCGGGGCAGCTTCTGCGAGGCCTGGAACCGGGCCACGCTCCAGGGGCTTGGGATCGATCTCGATTTCGTGCAGGACAACCAGTCGATCAGCGCTCCCGTGGGCACGGTGCGCGGGCTGCATTATCAGGCGCCGCCCCACGCTCAGGACAAGCTCGTCCGCGTGGGCCATGGCGCGATCCTCGATGTGGCGGTCGATGTGCGGGTGGGCTCGCCCACCTACGGCCGGTGGGTGGGGGTGGAGTTGACAGCCGGCAACGCCCGCCAGCTTCTGGTGCCGAAGGGCTTCCTGCACGGTTTCGTCACGAGAGAGCCCGACACGGTCGTCCTCTACAAGACCACCGATGTCTATGCGCCCGACTGCGACGGGGCGGTGCATTTCGCCGATCCCGACCTCGGCATCGACTGGGGCATCGATCCGGCCTCGGCCGTGCTCTCCGACAAGGATGCGCGCGCGCCGCGCTTCGCCGACTGGACCAGCCCCTTCAGCATCGAGGTCTGA
- a CDS encoding replication initiator protein A — protein MADFFICDILDALPKDDMASMEHPVFSLATRPDLRVLDYAHNGVRITVTPSVRGLATLFDKDILIYCVSQLMAALNAGRAISRTLHLTAHDLMTATHRETSGDGYQRLREAFERLAGTRITTNMEVGGREITTGFGLIESWQIVRRSRGGRMVQVMVTLSEWLFQAVLTKSVLTLSRDYFRLRKPLERRIYELARKHCGQQPEWRVSIATLAKKSGSASPLRVFRKMIRDMIAADSLPGYSLAEEPGDLLCVTRRAAVLAPGLAPALRDTTLERVRARMPGWDVHALVAEWHAFWHSSGQPRLRSADAAFLGWIERRVPG, from the coding sequence ATGGCGGACTTCTTCATCTGCGACATCCTCGATGCCCTGCCCAAGGACGACATGGCCTCGATGGAGCATCCGGTCTTCTCGCTCGCGACCCGCCCCGACCTGCGCGTGCTCGACTATGCCCACAACGGGGTCAGGATCACCGTGACCCCTTCCGTGCGGGGGCTCGCCACCCTCTTCGACAAGGACATCCTGATCTACTGCGTGAGCCAGCTCATGGCCGCGCTGAACGCCGGGCGCGCCATCAGCCGGACGCTGCATCTGACCGCGCACGACCTGATGACGGCCACCCACCGCGAGACCAGCGGCGACGGCTACCAGCGGCTGCGCGAGGCCTTCGAGCGGCTGGCGGGCACGCGCATCACCACCAACATGGAGGTGGGCGGGCGCGAGATCACCACGGGCTTCGGCCTGATCGAGAGCTGGCAGATCGTGCGCCGCAGCCGGGGCGGGCGCATGGTGCAGGTGATGGTGACGCTGTCGGAATGGCTGTTCCAGGCGGTGCTCACGAAATCGGTGCTCACGCTCAGCCGCGACTATTTCCGGCTCAGAAAGCCGCTCGAGCGGCGGATCTACGAACTCGCCCGCAAGCACTGCGGCCAGCAGCCCGAATGGCGGGTCTCGATCGCCACGCTCGCCAAGAAGTCGGGCTCGGCCTCGCCGCTGCGGGTCTTCCGCAAGATGATCCGCGACATGATCGCGGCCGACAGCCTGCCGGGCTACAGCCTCGCCGAGGAGCCGGGCGACCTGCTCTGCGTCACCCGCCGCGCGGCGGTGCTGGCGCCGGGCCTCGCGCCCGCGCTGCGCGACACCACGCTCGAGCGGGTGCGGGCGCGGATGCCGGGCTGGGATGTCCATGCGCTGGTGGCCGAATGGCACGCCTTCTGGCACTCGAGCGGCCAGCCCCGGCTGAGATCCGCCGATGCGGCCTTCCTCGGCTGGATCGAGCGTCGGGTGCCGGGCTGA
- a CDS encoding ParB/RepB/Spo0J family partition protein produces the protein MAKRKRLTLPPLGGFAPGPASASEASPAPASPPALGPGLAPAPISRVTGEAAATAALREVAEELGAARSEGRLVLRLELDRIEEGWLVRDRIGLEAEELASLMTSLSAHGQRSPIEVTDMGEGRFGLISGWRRVTALRRLHAETGEERFATVLALLRRPDTAAAAYVAMVEENEIRAGLSYFERARIAAKAVEAGVFATDKLALQQLYGSASRAKRSKIGSFLGIYRALEGALRYPSALPERLGLALARRLEEEPGVAAKITAALAAAAPDSAEAELALIADLLAPAAEAAPEQEPARPSAPDPAPDAPAPAPAPDPAPAQPRSTRPPAPAAELRPGLFLKAEGAGSLHLYGPAVDETFRARLRDWLASEG, from the coding sequence ATGGCCAAGCGCAAGCGACTGACACTGCCCCCCCTCGGCGGCTTCGCCCCCGGCCCGGCCTCGGCTTCGGAGGCCTCCCCTGCCCCGGCTTCGCCCCCGGCTCTGGGGCCCGGGCTTGCGCCCGCGCCGATCAGCCGGGTGACGGGCGAGGCGGCGGCCACGGCGGCGCTGCGCGAGGTGGCCGAGGAGCTCGGCGCCGCCCGCAGCGAGGGGCGGCTCGTGCTGCGGCTCGAGCTCGACCGGATCGAGGAGGGCTGGCTCGTCCGCGACCGGATCGGCCTCGAGGCCGAGGAGCTGGCGAGCCTGATGACCAGCCTTTCGGCCCATGGCCAGCGCAGCCCGATCGAGGTCACCGACATGGGCGAGGGCCGCTTCGGCCTGATCTCGGGCTGGCGGCGGGTCACCGCGCTGCGCCGTCTCCATGCCGAGACCGGCGAGGAGCGGTTCGCGACGGTGCTGGCGCTCCTGCGCCGGCCGGACACGGCGGCCGCGGCCTATGTGGCCATGGTCGAGGAGAACGAGATCCGGGCCGGCCTGTCCTATTTCGAGCGCGCGCGCATCGCGGCCAAGGCGGTGGAGGCGGGGGTCTTTGCCACCGACAAGCTCGCGCTCCAGCAGCTCTATGGCTCGGCGAGCCGGGCCAAACGGTCGAAGATCGGCTCGTTCCTCGGGATCTACCGCGCGCTGGAAGGGGCGCTGCGCTACCCCTCGGCGCTGCCCGAACGGCTGGGGCTGGCGCTCGCCCGGCGGCTCGAGGAGGAACCCGGCGTCGCAGCCAAGATCACGGCGGCGCTCGCGGCCGCCGCGCCGGACAGCGCCGAGGCCGAGCTTGCGCTGATCGCGGACCTTCTGGCCCCCGCGGCGGAGGCGGCGCCGGAGCAGGAGCCGGCCCGTCCGTCCGCGCCCGACCCGGCGCCGGACGCCCCTGCCCCCGCTCCCGCTCCTGACCCCGCTCCGGCGCAGCCGCGTTCGACGCGACCGCCGGCCCCGGCGGCCGAACTGCGCCCCGGTCTCTTCCTGAAGGCCGAGGGCGCCGGGTCACTCCACCTCTACGGCCCGGCGGTCGACGAGACCTTCCGCGCGCGACTGCGCGATTGGCTCGCGAGCGAAGGGTAA
- a CDS encoding glycosyltransferase, whose translation MTDAPPPRIALLLATYNGAANLEAQLESFAAQTLRPTWLVVSDDGSTDATRALLAAFAARHPWLALRLVEGPCRGSAQNFLHLLGQVPPEADMAALSDQDDVWLPEKLARGAAAMADLPADLPVLYGGSSWICDAELGNRRPYPLPVRPPGFRHALVQNIAGGNTMMLNRGAIALLAAASREPERIVVHDWWIYQIVSGAGGRVIFDPVPLLLYRQHGGNLIGANDGFRAKYRRLRMLLSGGFRQWNAINIRALSASAHRFTPENRRLLAEFEALRRAGPWGRLRQLKRIGLYRQGLPGRLSLWLAAVLGRI comes from the coding sequence ATGACCGACGCCCCGCCTCCCCGGATCGCGCTCCTTCTGGCCACCTACAACGGAGCGGCCAATCTCGAGGCGCAGCTCGAGAGCTTCGCGGCCCAGACCCTGCGCCCGACCTGGCTCGTGGTGAGCGACGACGGCTCGACCGATGCCACCCGGGCGCTCCTCGCAGCCTTCGCCGCCCGTCACCCCTGGCTCGCGCTGCGGCTCGTCGAGGGGCCCTGCCGGGGGTCGGCGCAGAACTTCCTCCATCTCCTGGGCCAGGTGCCGCCCGAGGCCGACATGGCCGCCCTCTCGGATCAGGACGATGTCTGGCTGCCCGAGAAGCTCGCCCGCGGCGCGGCGGCGATGGCCGATCTGCCCGCGGACCTGCCCGTCCTCTACGGCGGCTCGAGCTGGATCTGCGACGCGGAGCTCGGCAACCGCCGGCCCTATCCGCTGCCCGTCCGCCCGCCGGGCTTCCGCCATGCGCTGGTCCAGAACATCGCCGGCGGCAACACGATGATGCTGAACCGCGGTGCGATCGCGCTGCTCGCCGCCGCCAGCCGCGAGCCCGAGCGGATCGTCGTCCATGACTGGTGGATCTACCAGATCGTCTCGGGCGCGGGCGGGCGGGTGATCTTCGATCCGGTGCCGCTCCTGCTCTATCGCCAGCACGGCGGCAACCTGATCGGGGCGAACGACGGGTTCCGCGCCAAATACCGGCGGCTGAGGATGCTGCTGAGCGGCGGCTTCCGGCAGTGGAACGCGATCAACATCCGCGCGCTCTCCGCCTCGGCGCACCGTTTCACCCCCGAGAACCGCCGGCTTCTGGCCGAGTTCGAGGCGCTGCGCCGCGCCGGCCCCTGGGGGCGGCTCCGGCAGCTGAAGCGGATCGGCCTCTACCGGCAGGGGCTGCCGGGGCGGCTCTCGCTCTGGCTGGCCGCGGTGCTGGGGCGGATCTGA
- a CDS encoding AAA family ATPase produces the protein MAETRGRKTAGRGRVEMRKSPPAREPQVPLPPYFNISPDAALAELEAPLTTAGFAEIARSCAQGRDDLAARGLDAEGRRSLRLFSTWEITRYLIPVATAHFRRVLKANPDLPQGISETEGGAKWFTLDEVLRLRAHFAAEGSKAKEYRPYRPAGLPAKLVAVANFKGGVGKTSTAAHLAMSAALDGYRVLVIDLDSQGSMTSIFGGRVADEWGTVFPLLARHYAAHLQAENRARVARGDPPVPMDETLTEAQKIRAGDLIAKTHWPNIDLIGAQLNLYWAEFQIPVWRMQGRSWKLWDALTDVLAEDGVLDRYDVIFLDTPPALGYLTINGLAAADILLVPLGASFLEFDSTGRFFDMLHSTFRSIEEGENIAARALGREELAFEWDAVRAVLTRYDGAQQAEMAALMQAYMGRTMAPERQDFTALIGQAGEQVNGIYEADYRDFNRDTYIRGRETFDATYAAFKRLLVGIWRREELAAADAAE, from the coding sequence ATGGCCGAGACCAGGGGACGGAAGACGGCCGGGCGCGGCCGCGTGGAGATGCGGAAGAGCCCGCCCGCGCGCGAGCCGCAGGTGCCCCTGCCGCCCTATTTCAACATCTCTCCCGACGCGGCGCTGGCCGAGCTCGAGGCGCCGCTGACCACCGCGGGCTTCGCCGAGATCGCCCGCTCCTGCGCGCAGGGCCGGGACGATCTGGCGGCGCGCGGGCTCGATGCCGAGGGCCGTCGCAGCCTCCGGCTGTTCTCGACCTGGGAGATCACCCGCTATCTGATCCCGGTCGCGACCGCCCATTTCCGCCGGGTGCTGAAGGCCAACCCCGACCTGCCGCAGGGCATCTCCGAGACCGAGGGCGGGGCCAAATGGTTCACGCTCGACGAGGTGCTGCGGCTGCGCGCCCATTTCGCGGCCGAAGGGTCGAAGGCCAAGGAATACCGCCCCTACCGCCCCGCGGGGCTGCCTGCCAAGCTGGTGGCGGTGGCGAACTTCAAGGGCGGGGTGGGCAAGACCTCGACCGCCGCCCATCTGGCCATGTCGGCGGCGCTCGACGGCTACCGGGTGCTGGTGATCGATCTGGACAGTCAGGGCTCGATGACCTCGATCTTCGGCGGCCGGGTGGCCGACGAATGGGGCACGGTCTTCCCGCTCCTCGCCCGCCATTATGCGGCGCATCTGCAGGCCGAGAACCGGGCCCGCGTGGCCCGCGGCGACCCGCCGGTGCCGATGGACGAGACGCTGACCGAGGCGCAGAAGATCCGCGCGGGCGACCTGATCGCGAAGACCCACTGGCCCAACATCGACCTGATCGGCGCGCAGCTGAACCTCTACTGGGCCGAGTTCCAGATCCCGGTCTGGCGGATGCAGGGGCGCAGCTGGAAGCTCTGGGATGCGCTGACCGACGTGCTGGCCGAGGACGGGGTGCTCGACCGCTACGACGTGATCTTCCTCGATACGCCGCCGGCGCTCGGCTATCTCACGATCAACGGGCTCGCGGCGGCCGACATCCTGCTGGTGCCGCTCGGCGCCTCCTTCCTCGAGTTCGATTCGACGGGCCGCTTCTTCGACATGCTGCATTCGACCTTCCGCTCGATCGAGGAGGGCGAGAACATCGCCGCCCGCGCGCTCGGGCGCGAGGAGCTGGCCTTCGAATGGGATGCGGTGCGCGCCGTGCTCACCCGCTACGACGGGGCGCAGCAGGCCGAGATGGCGGCCCTGATGCAGGCCTACATGGGCCGCACCATGGCGCCCGAGCGGCAGGATTTCACCGCGCTGATCGGGCAGGCCGGCGAGCAGGTGAACGGGATCTATGAGGCCGATTACCGCGACTTCAATCGCGACACCTACATCCGCGGCCGCGAGACTTTCGATGCGACCTATGCCGCCTTCAAGCGGCTTCTGGTGGGCATCTGGCGGCGCGAGGAGCTGGCGGCGGCCGACGCCGCGGAGTGA
- a CDS encoding ABC transporter ATP-binding protein translates to MIELRNVSKSYVLNGTRKVVARDLNFTFPSGESVGLLGRNGAGKSSLLRMLAGTMLPDTGEILSSGTISWPVGFSGSFHPELTGAQNVRFVARLYGVDTEAMIAFVRDFAEIGQHFHLPVRSYSSGMRSRLAFGISMAVPFDTYLIDEVTAVGDAAFSAKSNAILRARLEESGAVIVSHSMPLLKKLCRSGAVLHDGQLFYYERIEQAIRHHESMMRGALPRWMRGDLDEGEGEEAGAAAPGPRARARAGAARAGGGRAARPGPASGTSEPRG, encoded by the coding sequence ATGATCGAGCTGCGCAACGTCTCGAAGAGCTACGTCCTGAACGGGACGCGCAAGGTGGTGGCGCGCGACCTGAACTTCACCTTCCCCTCGGGCGAGAGCGTGGGGCTTCTGGGGCGCAACGGGGCGGGCAAGTCGAGCCTTCTGCGGATGCTCGCGGGCACCATGCTGCCCGACACGGGCGAGATCCTTTCCAGCGGCACGATCTCCTGGCCGGTGGGCTTCTCGGGCAGCTTCCACCCCGAGCTCACCGGGGCGCAGAACGTGCGCTTCGTGGCCCGCCTCTACGGCGTCGATACCGAGGCGATGATCGCCTTCGTGCGCGACTTCGCCGAGATCGGCCAGCATTTCCACCTGCCGGTGCGCAGCTATTCCTCGGGGATGCGCTCGCGGCTGGCCTTCGGCATCTCGATGGCGGTGCCCTTCGACACCTATCTCATCGACGAGGTGACGGCGGTGGGAGACGCAGCCTTCAGCGCCAAGAGCAACGCGATCCTGCGCGCGCGGCTGGAGGAGAGCGGAGCGGTGATCGTCTCGCACTCCATGCCGCTCTTGAAGAAGCTCTGCCGCTCGGGGGCGGTGCTCCACGACGGGCAGCTCTTCTATTACGAGCGCATCGAACAGGCGATCCGCCACCACGAGAGCATGATGCGCGGCGCCCTGCCGCGCTGGATGCGGGGCGACCTCGACGAGGGCGAGGGCGAAGAGGCGGGTGCCGCCGCCCCCGGCCCCCGGGCCCGCGCCCGGGCCGGTGCGGCGCGGGCCGGGGGCGGGCGGGCCGCAAGGCCCGGCCCGGCTTCCGGGACGAGCGAGCCCCGAGGCTGA
- a CDS encoding sulfotransferase family protein, producing MRAASPRVRFLVAGAQKCGTTALHRFLSAHPGLFLPAGKELHFFDRPLPDDWSGPEGPLYETAFAQARPDQLCGEATPVYLFHTPSLQRIRAYNPAMRLILLLRDPVLRAYSHWRMERTRGAETLPFPEAIRAGRARVAEDWRTFSYVERGFYGAQLTELERLFPREQRLVLWTDEMQRDHAGTLARIWRFLGCAAPPVPPPPAEIRPLDPAPGLAPLAEEDARYLRSLYAPDIALTEALTGRDLSLWREGALSPPSSGR from the coding sequence ATGAGGGCCGCCTCTCCCCGGGTGCGATTCCTCGTGGCCGGGGCGCAGAAATGCGGCACCACCGCGCTCCACCGCTTCCTGTCGGCCCATCCGGGCCTGTTCCTGCCGGCCGGAAAGGAGCTGCATTTCTTCGACCGCCCCCTGCCGGACGACTGGTCGGGCCCCGAGGGGCCGCTCTACGAGACGGCCTTCGCCCAGGCCCGCCCCGACCAGCTCTGCGGCGAGGCCACGCCGGTCTATCTCTTCCACACCCCCTCGCTGCAGCGGATCCGGGCCTACAATCCGGCGATGCGGCTGATCCTGCTCCTGCGCGATCCGGTCCTGCGGGCCTATTCGCACTGGCGGATGGAGAGGACGCGCGGGGCCGAGACGCTGCCCTTCCCGGAAGCCATCCGGGCGGGGCGCGCCCGGGTGGCCGAGGACTGGCGCACCTTCAGCTATGTGGAGCGCGGCTTCTACGGCGCCCAGCTCACGGAGCTCGAGAGGCTCTTCCCGCGCGAGCAGCGGCTCGTGCTCTGGACCGACGAGATGCAGCGCGACCATGCAGGCACGCTCGCGCGGATCTGGCGCTTCCTCGGCTGCGCGGCCCCGCCTGTGCCCCCGCCGCCTGCCGAGATCCGGCCGCTCGACCCCGCCCCCGGGCTCGCGCCGCTCGCGGAGGAGGATGCGCGCTATCTGCGCAGCCTCTATGCCCCGGACATCGCCCTCACCGAGGCGCTGACCGGGCGCGACCTGAGCCTCTGGCGGGAGGGCGCGCTCAGCCCTCCATCATCCGGTCGGTGA
- the rfbD gene encoding dTDP-4-dehydrorhamnose reductase: MILVFGRTGQVARELARQAPDARFLGRDEADLADPEACARAIREAKPDAVINAAAWTAVDRAEEEEAPATVVNGEAPGAMARACAELGIPFVQISTDYVFDGSGTRPWQPGDPVGPLGAYGRSKLAGEEAVRAAGGPHAILRTSWVFSAHGANFVKTMLRLGATRDRLTVVCDQVGGPTPAADIAAACLAMARGLAARPDLSGTYHLSGGPDVSWADFAREIFRQAELDCLVADIASADYPQKAHRPANSRMDCSDLARFGLSRPDWRQGLARVLADLQEVSE; encoded by the coding sequence ATGATCCTCGTCTTCGGCCGCACCGGGCAGGTGGCGCGCGAACTGGCGCGGCAGGCTCCGGACGCCCGCTTCCTCGGCCGCGACGAGGCGGATCTCGCCGATCCCGAGGCCTGTGCCCGCGCGATCCGCGAGGCAAAGCCTGACGCGGTGATCAATGCCGCCGCCTGGACCGCCGTCGACCGGGCCGAGGAGGAGGAGGCCCCGGCCACAGTGGTGAACGGGGAGGCCCCCGGCGCCATGGCGCGGGCCTGCGCCGAGCTCGGCATCCCCTTCGTGCAGATCTCGACCGACTATGTCTTCGACGGCTCGGGCACCCGCCCCTGGCAGCCCGGCGATCCGGTGGGGCCGCTCGGCGCCTACGGCCGCTCGAAGCTCGCGGGCGAAGAGGCGGTGCGCGCGGCCGGCGGACCCCATGCGATCCTGCGCACCTCCTGGGTCTTCTCGGCCCATGGCGCGAATTTCGTGAAGACCATGCTGCGCCTCGGGGCCACGCGCGACCGGCTCACCGTCGTCTGCGATCAGGTGGGCGGGCCCACGCCCGCGGCCGACATCGCCGCGGCCTGCCTCGCGATGGCGCGCGGCCTTGCGGCCCGGCCCGATCTGTCGGGCACCTACCATCTCTCGGGCGGCCCGGACGTGAGCTGGGCCGACTTCGCCCGCGAGATCTTCCGTCAGGCGGAGCTCGACTGCCTCGTGGCCGACATCGCGTCCGCGGACTATCCGCAGAAGGCCCACCGGCCGGCCAATTCCCGGATGGACTGTTCCGACCTCGCCCGCTTCGGCCTCTCCCGCCCCGACTGGCGGCAGGGTCTCGCCCGTGTTCTCGCCGATCTCCAGGAGGTTTCCGAATGA